The nucleotide sequence TTGCAGCAAATACTCCCGGAAGAAGCCATGATGGCATGGGGCTGGCGAATTCCTTTCATCATCGGAGCATTTGGCGCAGTAGCCGTGTTGTGGTTGCGCCGTAGTATGGACGAATCAGAGCAGTATACCAAAATGGAGTCGAAAAACAAGGAGAAGGCGGGTACGCTTCGTGAGCTGATGAAGCATCCGAAGGCGGTGCTGGCAGTTGTCGGCCTTACGCTCGGGGGAACGATCGCCTTTAACACCTACACGACCTATTTGCAAAAATTCATGGTGATTACGGTAGGACTACCGAAAGAAGTAGTGAGCTGGATTAACTTTACCGCATTACTCGTATTCGTCGTCTTGCAGCCACTTGCAGGTATGCTGTCCGACCGAATTGGACGGCGCCCGCTGTTGATTGGTTTTGGTATTCTTGGAACAGTGTGGACCGTACCGATGTTTATGCTCCTGGAACAAACCACTAGCCCATATATCGCTTTCTTGTTAATGTTGTCTGGACTTATCATTGTTACCGGCTATACGTCCATCAACGCGATTGTGAAAGCCGAAATGTTTCCTACCGCCATTCGCGCGCTGGGCGTAGGCTTTCCATACGGTGTGACCGTCGCGATCTTTGGAGGAACAGCGGAATTCATCGCCCTATGGTTCAAAAGCATCGGGAACGAGTCTCTCTTCTATTACTATGTAGCGGCTTGTATTGCCATAAGCCTCATTGTCTACTGGCGCATGGGTGAGTCGTCGAAAAACTCTCAGATCGAGGCTGAGCTGAACACTGCAAAGGACTAGATGGAAGAATAGAGGGGCAACGAAAAACGGCAGAGATGCCGTTTTTTGCATGTACGGAACTGTAAAAGATTGCTTTTGAAAACTGCTGCTTTTATGATGAAAAAAAACTCACTCAAAAAAGCGAGGTCCCCCAATGCCCCGCACCAAAGAACAATACGAACAAATGCGCAATGCAACCAAACAGAAAATACAATCGGCAGCCATGCAGCTATTCGTTCAAAAAGGATACGGCTCTACGAATGTCCAGGACATCGCGGATACGGCTGGAATCAGCATTGGACTTTTGTATCGGCATTACAAATCAAAAGAGACCTTGTTTGACGAACTGGTGGATTATGCACTTGCAGGCATACAGAAAAACATTGATTTTTTCGAGTCGGCCGTTTCACCCAAACAAGCATTGGATCAGTTTGTGAAAGAAGTTCACAGCGACATGATGACAGGCGAAGAGTTTGCAAATTTGCTGATCCTGATGGCGCAATCGTTTCTATCGGGAGGCGGGACAAACGAGAAACAAAGCGAGGTAGCTCGCCTTAGCGACAACATGTTCCGCGCTACAGCCCAGCTTATCAAGAAAGGTCAGTCACTTGGCGAATTCCGTTCAGGAGAGCCAGACGAAATGGTCGTGTTTTTCTATTCGACACTTCACGGGCTAGCTATGATGAATGGGATGCGGAAAAACAACTTCACAATGCCTTCCCCCTTTATCCTCACTTCTTTTTTATACAAGGAAGGAGAGTAACCAAAACATGTTTACTGTGATCAGGGCGGACCAAATAGAATTCGATACAAGAGAGCAAATGTCTCGGATTTTTGCGGAGGGGTTCACGCAGTGGCTTGGCTTTTTTTCCAATGACAAGCAAACCATTGCAAGAGCTTTTGCTCACATGTTCGTTTTGAATCAATTTTATGTAGCGGTAACGGACGATCGCAAAGTTGCTGGCATGGCCGCATGCACGGATGGCACTGCGTCTTCGGTAAAACTGAATCCAAAAGAGCTGCGAAAGCATCTAGGACTCTATAAAGGCACCCTTGCCGGACTCTTTTTGAAAAAAGAATTTGAAGCTACACTAGCAGATCCCTCGCCCGTCAAATGCTCAATCGATTTCGTCGGAACGGCTCCGGAATTCAGAGGGAAGGGAGCAGCAATGGTGATTCTCCGTCATATTATAGAAAATACCCCTTATGAACAATTTCTCATTGAAGAGGTAGCAGATACGAATATTCCCGCGATGAAGCTATACCAAAAGCTAGGGTTTCAAGAATATAAGCGAAAACCTGTCCCATTAAAAAGGGCTGAAAAAATTGGTATAAGTGGCTTCCTATCTTTGAAATACGTGAAGGGTACATCTGATTTAAAATAAATAAAGCGAACAAAAAAATCGCCCAAGAGAACTCATGCCTCCTGAGCGATTTTTCTATTTTTACCCTTGTCCCACAATCTTCTTCAAGCGTCCCACCAGCGGGATGACAATAACCGCTGCTACAACCACCTGCAAAACGTTCCCTGGAATGGAGCCAAACGGCTGAATCCAGTTCCCGTAAAGAATAACCTCAACAAAGTAGTAGCCCACGATCTTAATCACCAATGCAGCGGCAACTGCGAGTGCGTACACAAATACCCGATTGCCTGGTACCTTTTCGGCGATGAGGCCAGCTACATAGCCCATTGCACCTACGATTACAAAGGTAAACGGCGCCCATGCTGTCCAACCGGAGATAAGGTCAAAGAGGCCCATACCAAAAGCTCCAGCGATAGCTCCTGTTTTTCTGCCATATACAAAAGCTGCGATTAAAAGAGGCACGTTACCGAGATGGATGAGGCCACCGTTACCCATGATCGGGAGTCGTAAATTGATAAACATGGTGGCTGCGAGAGTAAAAGCGATAAAAAGTGCGTTGATAACCAAGGTTTTCGTCTTTGATGCTTTTCTTGCTGAAAAAGTAGAATCCATATGATAGCCTCTTTCTTTTTTAACTACTATCATACTCAGAATTAGCTACATAATAAATACACTTTTCACGATTTATTTGCCTGGGTAAATCATTCCAATGAAAAGGGACGCGCAGCTGGATTGGAAGCAGGTGCAGGACAGTGACAGATTTGGATAAACTAGCCGAAGTATTTGCTAGTGATCGCTTAGGCAAGCCTCTCCCCAAGCTGTTTCACTTTCTCCAGCCACTTCCTGCGCTTCTCCTCAGCCGCGGCATTCACCCCACTGATCTCCGTAACCTTCACAGGCTTAATCCCGCAAAACTTTAAAATGTTGCGTTTCATCACGAGATGTCCGGCTTGCCAGTAGATCAATCGGTTGTACCAAGATGGGGTATCCATGGTCACCATCACATGTGCGGTTTTGCCCGTTAACAGCTTATCCCATAGAGGAGAGTCTTCCCGATATTTATAGGCGAATCCGGGTAATAAGACACGATCGAAAAATCCCTTCAAGATAGCGGGCATCGTGCCCCACCAGGTCGGATAAACAATGACCAGATGATCCGCCCAACGGATGAGGTCCTGCGCTTCTTTTAAGTCGTCCTCCAGCTCCGTTCTTTTCCGATATCCGTACTTCAAATTCGGGTCGAAAGAGATTTGGCTTAAATCAATGGTGCGAATCTGTGCTGCTTTGCCTTTAGCTCCTTTCATATAGGCGTGCGCCAACGCAGAGCAATAGCTCTCGGGATCTGGATGTCCGATGATAACGAGAATGTTCATTTTCATATCCCCCTGTATAGTTGATTTCATTACCGACACATCGTGGTAAACTGAACTGTATTCAGCATATCGTGTGGAATGGAACAGAGGAATGATCGAGAGCGCATAAATGTTGTGGATTCACGCAAAGGAGGTTCCGTACTTGGAAAATGCGCATGGGTTTGCGATTTCGATGGTGTATCCGATTATGAAGACAATTACTCACAAGAACCTTGATTTTGAGCGTTTTTGTGATCATATTTCTTTCGACAGTAGCATGCTAAAAGATGTAGAGGCGCGCATTGGTGAAGCAGATCTCGAGCGTTTGATGAAGGAAGCGGCCATTTACACGCAGGATGATCATTTCGGACTGCATCAAGGACAGTTAACCGATATTGCCGATCTGGGCATTCTCGGTTATGTCATGATGCATTCGGAAAAAATCGTCGATGCATTGAAGGCTTATCAGCGGTACCACGTGATTCTTTGCAGCGGGTACGACCTGGATTGGGAAGAACGGGGGAACGATGTTTTCCTGCG is from Brevibacillus brevis and encodes:
- a CDS encoding MFS transporter gives rise to the protein MKPSSDRENTRRITSNIFKGSLGNLIEWYDWYVYAAFAVYFSSQFFPKGDPTSQLLNTAAVFAIGFLMRPIGSLLLGRYADRHGRRAALTLSVTIMAGGSLVIAVTPNYETIGVFAPIILVLARLLQGLSLGGEYGTSATYLSEMASSGRRGFYSSFQYVTLISGQLLALGVQIILQQILPEEAMMAWGWRIPFIIGAFGAVAVLWLRRSMDESEQYTKMESKNKEKAGTLRELMKHPKAVLAVVGLTLGGTIAFNTYTTYLQKFMVITVGLPKEVVSWINFTALLVFVVLQPLAGMLSDRIGRRPLLIGFGILGTVWTVPMFMLLEQTTSPYIAFLLMLSGLIIVTGYTSINAIVKAEMFPTAIRALGVGFPYGVTVAIFGGTAEFIALWFKSIGNESLFYYYVAACIAISLIVYWRMGESSKNSQIEAELNTAKD
- a CDS encoding TetR/AcrR family transcriptional regulator, producing the protein MPRTKEQYEQMRNATKQKIQSAAMQLFVQKGYGSTNVQDIADTAGISIGLLYRHYKSKETLFDELVDYALAGIQKNIDFFESAVSPKQALDQFVKEVHSDMMTGEEFANLLILMAQSFLSGGGTNEKQSEVARLSDNMFRATAQLIKKGQSLGEFRSGEPDEMVVFFYSTLHGLAMMNGMRKNNFTMPSPFILTSFLYKEGE
- a CDS encoding GNAT family N-acetyltransferase, translated to MFTVIRADQIEFDTREQMSRIFAEGFTQWLGFFSNDKQTIARAFAHMFVLNQFYVAVTDDRKVAGMAACTDGTASSVKLNPKELRKHLGLYKGTLAGLFLKKEFEATLADPSPVKCSIDFVGTAPEFRGKGAAMVILRHIIENTPYEQFLIEEVADTNIPAMKLYQKLGFQEYKRKPVPLKRAEKIGISGFLSLKYVKGTSDLK
- a CDS encoding ECF transporter S component encodes the protein MDSTFSARKASKTKTLVINALFIAFTLAATMFINLRLPIMGNGGLIHLGNVPLLIAAFVYGRKTGAIAGAFGMGLFDLISGWTAWAPFTFVIVGAMGYVAGLIAEKVPGNRVFVYALAVAAALVIKIVGYYFVEVILYGNWIQPFGSIPGNVLQVVVAAVIVIPLVGRLKKIVGQG
- a CDS encoding NAD(P)H-dependent oxidoreductase; this encodes MNILVIIGHPDPESYCSALAHAYMKGAKGKAAQIRTIDLSQISFDPNLKYGYRKRTELEDDLKEAQDLIRWADHLVIVYPTWWGTMPAILKGFFDRVLLPGFAYKYREDSPLWDKLLTGKTAHVMVTMDTPSWYNRLIYWQAGHLVMKRNILKFCGIKPVKVTEISGVNAAAEEKRRKWLEKVKQLGERLA